The genomic window cgacacagttctggaaccaaatgaagtggttaaCTATTCATCTGAGTTTTTAAATTCGCAGGATCttccagggtttccaccacacgtgctgcAACTAAatataggcgtaccaataatactgttacgaaatattaaaccaccaaagctttgcaatgccgtaaaaaaacaatgggaaacgtaatagaggcaacaatcttgacagggccttttgagggtgaggcttttcttattcctcgcattctcatgattccaatggatctaccttttcaacttaaaagattgcaaatcccaatttgattagcatatttagttttcatgccagaaccactaaagctattatgtaaacatcaaaaatatttatgttgttcgagcaataatttttagtttttatttctaaatagaaaattacctgaaaattttaaaattagttttgttttttgctagGTTCCCGCTATTTAACGCGTGACTTCAACTCGTCACGAATTAGTACAAATTATAAGATGTCTACATggaataattatgttgaaaTTGAATTGTTATCTAATGGCATTTCAGAAGGAGCTATTATTGGTACTGATGGAGCAGTTTGGGGAAAATCTAAGACATTTCCTGCCACTGCAGCTGAATTGAAAGCGTTTATCTCAAAATTCGAGGATTTGGAAGCTCTTGCTGAAAGCGGTATTATAATGGGaggaacaaaatatttttacctttCGAGCGACCATGATGTTATTCGAGCTTCTAAGGGGACAGATAGTCTTCATGCgatgaaactgaaaaaattatatataatagctTTGTATAATAACCAGGAGTGTCCAACACCTAAAGCTGCAAATACAGTTGAAAAACTAGGTAATTATTTAGCTCAATATGGGCATTGATAGGATCTATTTCTATATCAATGAAATTCAACCATCAATGAAACAGGGCAATGAAAGGGTAATGAAACAGCTCGAAAGGTGGATAGAAATTGCAAGGGTGTtaagcttgaaaaaaatgaagttcttTTGACTGACTGGTAAAGGATATCCGGGTTGTAGTGGTAGCTCGCAACCTAGTAAGAGTCAATCATATCCTCAGAGGCCATAAATATTGTTGCAGTTACATAATAACATTAGCGATTCTGAACTAAAGATTTGTTAAAATactcgttacgcgccatattagttacgcgccattgtagttgtgtccctgtgtcccacctgtgaatatagatatctatatatatatatatctatactagctgttggggtggcgcttcaagccaccccaacacctagttggtgagccATTAGTTACGAGCCATTGTAATtgagtccctgtgtcccacctgtgaatatagatagatttatatatgtgtttcaaactacgtaaaacttgcgaatatacaacattcttggctttcccatagtgtgtgcatatacaaagccttttgtactaataatgacgtcatatgcaaacgctctttttacaaacaaacaaacatgcatacacacaactcgtttttatatagatagatagatacaatacaaattaactgcgtaaaacttgcaaatatacaacattcttcgctgtcaaattgtcgctggatataaatagattgtcaggtttaccgaccctcgaacatgcaacgtacaattgtccatgggaaaaacaatcagtattaagatctataccacacttttctaatgattgaccttgagctttggtGATTGGTGATTTGGtgaatggtgattgcaaatgctaatcgaattgggaattgcaattttttaaattgaaaaggtggatccgttg from Artemia franciscana chromosome 10, ASM3288406v1, whole genome shotgun sequence includes these protein-coding regions:
- the LOC136032361 gene encoding profilin-like, whose protein sequence is MSTWNNYVEIELLSNGISEGAIIGTDGAVWGKSKTFPATAAELKAFISKFEDLEALAESGIIMGGTKYFYLSSDHDVIRASKGTDSLHAMKLKKLYIIALYNNQECPTPKAANTVEKLGNYLAQYGH